One genomic segment of Eikenella corrodens includes these proteins:
- the grxD gene encoding Grx4 family monothiol glutaredoxin, with amino-acid sequence MSIQEEIKQFVNSNRIVLFMKGTKQFPQCGFSSRAVQILQAAGCNDFVTVNVLENPEIRQGIKEYANWPTIPQLYVNGEFVGGSDILMEMYEAGELQDLLKAEA; translated from the coding sequence ATGAGCATCCAAGAAGAAATCAAACAATTCGTAAACAGCAATCGCATTGTGCTGTTTATGAAAGGCACCAAACAATTCCCGCAATGCGGTTTCTCTTCCCGCGCCGTGCAAATCCTGCAGGCCGCCGGCTGCAATGATTTCGTTACGGTAAACGTATTGGAAAACCCTGAAATCCGCCAAGGCATCAAAGAATACGCCAACTGGCCCACCATCCCGCAACTGTATGTAAACGGCGAATTTGTGGGCGGATCAGATATTCTGATGGAAATGTATGAAGCCGGCGAATTGCAAGATTTACTGAAAGCTGAAGCCTGA
- a CDS encoding H-NS histone family protein, whose product MAARETLDQLLEQKKSLEDRIQRRLASERKKKVNQILAIMRDFEISVADIEAGLKEKQSRPQYRNPKTGATWGGVGKRPKWIVEAQEKGIDIKKFLV is encoded by the coding sequence ATGGCAGCACGTGAAACTTTAGACCAACTCTTGGAACAGAAGAAATCCTTAGAAGACCGTATCCAGCGCCGTTTGGCTTCCGAGCGTAAGAAGAAGGTCAATCAGATTCTGGCCATCATGCGAGACTTTGAAATCAGCGTTGCCGATATCGAAGCAGGTCTGAAAGAAAAACAAAGCCGCCCGCAATACCGCAATCCGAAAACCGGCGCAACTTGGGGCGGCGTGGGCAAACGGCCGAAATGGATTGTAGAAGCCCAAGAAAAAGGCATCGACATCAAAAAATTCTTGGTATAA
- a CDS encoding DUF3108 domain-containing protein: MTSLTLRLSTAAALCAAALAAPTAAAETAFPKNAELHYIGPYGVPAVMTFNQNGGRYNVNADINVPLYKMRFSSSGSISGNRLQPARYSDTRKGRAYAGATFDYGAKTITYGKAGHTESQPLAGPTFDLFTLAWQLALNNGQLPANLHITNGKRVYPVRGMTRLPSARYNINGASIAVNRFRVQRGDDTIEYSFAPDFANIPALIKYTDDGKTYELKLRSGKIDGTPLQPPK, translated from the coding sequence ATGACCAGTCTCACCCTCCGCCTCAGCACTGCCGCCGCCCTGTGCGCCGCCGCACTGGCCGCGCCCACTGCCGCTGCCGAAACCGCCTTTCCCAAAAACGCCGAGCTGCACTACATCGGTCCCTATGGCGTGCCCGCTGTGATGACCTTCAACCAAAACGGCGGCCGCTACAACGTAAACGCCGACATCAACGTGCCTCTCTACAAAATGCGCTTTTCCTCCAGCGGCAGCATCAGCGGCAACCGACTGCAGCCCGCCCGCTACAGCGACACCCGCAAAGGCCGCGCCTATGCCGGCGCCACTTTCGACTACGGTGCCAAAACCATCACCTACGGCAAAGCCGGCCACACCGAAAGCCAGCCGCTTGCCGGCCCCACTTTCGACCTCTTCACCCTGGCCTGGCAGCTTGCGCTCAATAATGGCCAACTGCCTGCCAACCTGCACATTACCAACGGCAAACGCGTTTACCCCGTGCGCGGCATGACCCGCCTGCCTTCCGCCCGCTACAACATCAACGGCGCCAGCATTGCGGTAAACCGCTTCCGTGTACAGCGCGGCGACGACACCATCGAATATTCCTTCGCCCCCGATTTTGCCAACATCCCCGCCCTCATCAAATACACCGACGACGGCAAAACCTACGAGCTCAAACTGCGTAGCGGCAAAATCGACGGCACACCATTGCAGCCACCCAAGTAA
- a CDS encoding RsmB/NOP family class I SAM-dependent RNA methyltransferase: MTPAQLLHTSTLLGQVLSFEQPADALVSAYFRSHKKLGRQDRHEIAETVFAALRHLQKIQSVLPEPVRQSRRAALAALVLGRGISISALADCTNAEETEFLGYLKAKKTEFAGQLNTAAELPEWLIAQLRAQGWNDEHILAFGRSTATPAPLDLRVNTLQAKRDKVLAQLQSEGIRCEATPYSPWGIRLYDKSALMCHPLFLEGTIEVQDEGSQLLARLTGARRGEIIVDFCAGAGGKTLALGAAMNNSGRLYAFDVAEKRLAKLKPRMVRAGLTNISPQRIGSETDPRLERLIGKADRVLVDAPCSGLGTLRRNPDLKYRQSPERITELAKQQAAILEAAARLVHPGGRLVYATCSVLATENEQQAERFSAAHPDWQLANAAELLPDCPELFSGSPYLQLSTAEHRTDGFFAAVWTRPA; this comes from the coding sequence ATGACCCCTGCCCAACTCCTCCACACCTCCACCCTGCTCGGCCAAGTGCTCAGCTTCGAGCAGCCCGCCGATGCCCTCGTTTCCGCCTATTTCCGCAGCCACAAAAAACTCGGCCGCCAAGACCGGCACGAAATCGCCGAAACCGTGTTTGCCGCCCTGCGCCATTTGCAGAAAATCCAAAGCGTGCTGCCCGAGCCCGTGCGCCAATCCCGCCGCGCCGCGCTGGCTGCCCTAGTATTGGGTCGCGGCATCAGCATTTCCGCCCTAGCCGATTGCACCAATGCCGAAGAGACTGAGTTTCTAGGCTACCTGAAAGCCAAAAAAACCGAGTTTGCCGGGCAGTTGAACACCGCCGCCGAACTGCCAGAGTGGCTCATCGCCCAACTGCGCGCCCAAGGCTGGAACGACGAACACATCCTCGCCTTCGGCCGCAGCACCGCCACCCCCGCCCCGCTCGATTTGCGCGTGAACACCCTTCAAGCCAAGCGCGACAAAGTGCTTGCCCAGCTGCAAAGCGAAGGCATCCGCTGCGAAGCCACGCCGTATTCGCCGTGGGGCATCCGCCTGTACGACAAATCCGCCCTCATGTGCCACCCGCTGTTTTTAGAAGGCACCATCGAAGTGCAAGACGAGGGCAGCCAGCTGCTCGCCCGCCTCACCGGCGCGCGGCGCGGCGAAATCATCGTCGATTTCTGCGCCGGCGCGGGCGGCAAAACCCTCGCCCTGGGCGCCGCCATGAATAATAGCGGCCGCCTCTACGCCTTCGATGTGGCCGAAAAGCGCCTGGCCAAACTCAAACCTCGCATGGTGCGTGCCGGCCTCACCAACATCAGCCCCCAGCGCATCGGCAGCGAAACCGACCCGCGCCTCGAACGCCTCATCGGCAAAGCCGACCGCGTGCTGGTGGACGCACCCTGCTCCGGGTTGGGTACCCTGCGCCGCAACCCCGATTTGAAATACCGCCAATCGCCCGAACGCATCACCGAATTGGCAAAACAACAGGCTGCCATCCTCGAAGCCGCCGCCCGCCTGGTGCACCCCGGCGGCCGTTTGGTGTATGCCACCTGTAGCGTGCTCGCAACTGAAAACGAACAGCAGGCCGAACGCTTCAGCGCCGCCCACCCCGATTGGCAGCTGGCAAACGCCGCCGAACTGCTGCCCGACTGCCCGGAATTATTTTCAGGTAGCCCCTATCTGCAACTCTCCACCGCAGAACACCGCACAGACGGCTTCTTCGCCGCCGTGTGGACGCGCCCGGCATAG